The DNA region AAACTCAGAAGACAGAGGGAAAACTTCATCCTCGACGGCTACCCAAGAACGCCCGAGCAGGTGATAGCGCTTGAAAACTACCTCTACGACCACGGGATAAGGCTCGACCTGGCCCTTGAGGTCTTCACCGACGAGGAAACCAGCGTGGAGAGGATCTCCGGGAGGAGGATATGCCCAAACTGCGGCGCCGTTTACCACGTGAAGTACAACCCACCCAGGGTGCCGGAGGTCTGCGACCTCTGCGGATCAAAGCTCATCCAGAGACCTGACGATAGGGAGGAGGTAGTGAGAAAGAGGTACCAGATCTACGCAAAAAACATGGAGCCGATAATAAAGTTCTACCGCGGAAAGGGCATTTACGTTCGCGTCGATGGGGGAGGGCCAATAGAGGAAGTCTGGAAGAGGATAAAGCCCCTGCTCGACTACATTCGGGCCAGAGAGGAGAAGAGAAGGGAGCACGAGTGACTGCCCTGGCAAAGATGGGGAGGGGCTAGCTCACCCCCTCCCACAGGACGTACTCCTTCTCTGTTATGAACACCGGCTCG from Thermococcus zilligii AN1 includes:
- a CDS encoding adenylate kinase: MNILMFGPPGSGKSTHSRRIVEDYGLAYVSSGDIIRYEIEQKSPLGLEMAAYLSRGDLIPDTIVNTLIISKLRRQRENFILDGYPRTPEQVIALENYLYDHGIRLDLALEVFTDEETSVERISGRRICPNCGAVYHVKYNPPRVPEVCDLCGSKLIQRPDDREEVVRKRYQIYAKNMEPIIKFYRGKGIYVRVDGGGPIEEVWKRIKPLLDYIRAREEKRREHE